A single region of the Bacteroidota bacterium genome encodes:
- the aat gene encoding leucyl/phenylalanyl-tRNA--protein transferase, which yields MPLYYIIDDVFPSPEKADKNGILAIGGNFSPELILKAYKKGIFHWFNESELPVWYSPNPRMVLYPKDIKISKSMKQLINQNTFTCTIDQAFNEVINQCRNTRIDEGTWISDDIIDIYNILHLQGFAHSIEVWQNNNLVGGLYGVALGKCFMGESMFNTVSNASKMAMIYLSQYLEKFQFKMIDCQVANPHLLNLGAVNITRKQFLKDLAENIDEPTNAFNKNDCT from the coding sequence ATGCCTTTATATTATATCATTGATGATGTTTTTCCCAGCCCAGAGAAAGCCGATAAAAATGGTATCCTAGCCATTGGTGGTAACTTCTCGCCCGAACTCATTTTAAAAGCATACAAAAAAGGCATTTTCCATTGGTTTAATGAATCAGAACTACCCGTTTGGTATAGTCCAAACCCACGTATGGTTCTTTATCCTAAAGACATCAAAATAAGCAAAAGCATGAAACAGCTTATCAATCAAAATACATTTACATGCACCATTGACCAAGCGTTTAATGAAGTAATAAACCAATGCCGCAATACGCGAATAGATGAAGGTACCTGGATAAGTGATGACATTATAGATATTTACAATATTTTACACTTACAGGGGTTTGCACACAGTATTGAAGTTTGGCAAAACAACAACTTGGTTGGCGGGCTTTATGGAGTGGCTTTAGGCAAATGTTTTATGGGCGAAAGTATGTTTAATACCGTAAGCAATGCCAGTAAAATGGCTATGATATACCTAAGCCAATACCTCGAAAAATTTCAGTTTAAAATGATTGATTGCCAAGTAGCCAATCCACACCTGCTTAATTTAGGTGCCGTAAATATTACTCGTAAGCAGTTTTTGAAAGATTTGGCAGAAAATATAGATGAGCCAACAAATGCATTTAATAAAAACGATTGCACTTAA
- a CDS encoding DUF6089 family protein yields the protein MKRIYFIVFIALIGKANAQDIDVGVGLGLANYWGDLAPSIAWGETKPAGNIFARYNFNTSWAVTGQISALQVSGSDKNFDYNQVRNLNFTSNITEFSSLFEFNFLKYGYGVLDSKFTGYVFGGISMFSFNPQTRYAGQTINLRDVKTEGVAYGTYSFAIPFGIGVKYIFRRNYSLEANLNFRRTYTDYLDDVSTKYADLSALSIATQQIADRSYEVIGVTYNRAGYKRGNPDYNDWFMTLSASLVYRIPGRIKCNRFY from the coding sequence TTGAAACGGATTTATTTTATAGTATTTATAGCTTTAATTGGTAAAGCCAATGCGCAAGATATAGATGTGGGTGTTGGATTGGGTTTGGCTAATTATTGGGGGGATTTGGCACCAAGCATTGCTTGGGGAGAAACAAAACCCGCAGGTAATATTTTTGCACGGTATAATTTTAATACAAGTTGGGCGGTAACAGGCCAAATATCAGCTTTACAAGTAAGTGGCAGCGATAAAAACTTTGATTATAACCAAGTAAGGAATTTAAATTTCACTTCTAACATTACTGAGTTTTCAAGTTTATTTGAGTTTAATTTTTTAAAGTACGGTTACGGTGTTTTGGATAGCAAATTTACCGGCTATGTATTTGGCGGAATTTCCATGTTTAGCTTTAATCCTCAAACCCGTTATGCAGGCCAAACTATTAATTTACGCGATGTAAAAACGGAAGGTGTTGCTTATGGTACCTACTCATTTGCTATTCCATTTGGCATAGGTGTTAAATATATTTTCAGAAGAAATTATAGCCTTGAAGCCAATTTAAATTTTAGAAGAACATACACGGATTATTTGGATGATGTAAGTACCAAATATGCTGATTTAAGCGCTTTAAGTATTGCTACACAACAAATAGCGGACAGAAGTTACGAAGTAATAGGTGTTACCTATAATAGAGCAGGATATAAAAGAGGAAACCCGGATTATAACGATTGGTTTATGACTTTAAGTGCCAGCCTTGTGTATAGAATACCGGGTAGAATTAAGTGCAATCGTTTTTATTAA
- a CDS encoding DUF6089 family protein — translation MNLLKAVAIILFTTIVSVQVKAQQIEVGMLFGASQYMGDLSDEKINFGNSYFATSLFGRYNFNNKWAVKGYAGYGRISGDDKQSSEAASKLRNLNFYTDLFEFSVHFEYNLLKNNLRNISARPVIPYVFGGIGVFNFNPKTDFGGRTVELQPLATEGQGSTTYNSLQKYNLTEICIPMGVGIRARISDAFYLGFETGIRFTTTNYLDDVGGVYGSRDVIKATTGAEAALLADRSWEIDRSWEANGTVSVGVFKEGDKRSNKSFIQNDIYFMSGITITYIIRLKGQSCPTFN, via the coding sequence ATGAACTTGTTAAAGGCTGTTGCCATTATTTTATTTACAACAATTGTATCTGTACAAGTAAAAGCTCAACAGATTGAGGTTGGAATGCTTTTTGGAGCTTCACAGTACATGGGAGATTTAAGCGATGAAAAGATAAATTTCGGCAACTCCTATTTTGCTACATCTTTGTTTGGAAGATATAATTTTAACAATAAATGGGCTGTAAAAGGTTATGCCGGATATGGAAGAATAAGTGGTGATGATAAGCAAAGCTCTGAGGCTGCATCGAAATTACGTAACCTTAATTTTTATACTGATCTTTTTGAATTTAGTGTTCACTTTGAATACAATTTGCTTAAAAATAATTTAAGAAATATTTCAGCAAGACCGGTTATTCCTTATGTTTTTGGTGGCATTGGTGTATTTAACTTTAACCCTAAAACTGATTTTGGCGGAAGAACGGTTGAGTTACAACCATTGGCTACTGAAGGGCAAGGTTCAACTACTTATAATAGTTTGCAAAAATATAATTTGACTGAAATATGTATTCCAATGGGTGTAGGTATCAGGGCAAGAATTAGCGATGCTTTTTATTTAGGATTTGAAACAGGTATTAGGTTTACTACTACTAATTATTTGGACGATGTAGGAGGTGTATATGGTAGCCGTGATGTTATTAAAGCTACCACAGGAGCTGAAGCTGCTTTACTAGCTGATAGAAGTTGGGAAATAGACAGAAGCTGGGAAGCCAATGGCACGGTATCTGTTGGTGTATTTAAAGAAGGTGATAAAAGAAGTAATAAAAGTTTTATACAAAACGATATTTATTTTATGTCGGGTATAACTATAACTTATATAATAAGATTGAAAGGACAAAGCTGTCCTACATTTAATTAA